A DNA window from Synchiropus splendidus isolate RoL2022-P1 chromosome 2, RoL_Sspl_1.0, whole genome shotgun sequence contains the following coding sequences:
- the LOC128754074 gene encoding importin subunit alpha-1-like: MSSGCSIRRNQFKNNGKDTNALRRRRLEVNVEIRKAKKDGDILKRRNVNSLLDQSLPQTDHQCSLETIVQHVEGQDLVLQLQATQTVRKLLSREADPPVDAIIAAGLLPRLVSFLGLLHCPALQFEAAWVLANITSGTSEQNWAVIEAGVIPALVHLVASPHAQVREQAVLALGNIGGDGPHYRDQVISHGGLLSLLALLTEPLFSTLPASFVRHVAWALSNICRHKNPALPLTAVQQLLPGLARLLHHGDDEVVAHVCKATSDLSDGSNERIELVVQSGLVPRLVQLLACGETCIVAPALRALGNIVTGTDEQTQCVLNAGAMAAFPHLLHHEEPDIRKEATWTLSNITAGKDSQIQAVISAGLVPLLVEVLQKGDLSTQKEAVWTITNMTSGGTVEQVSYLVHSNVLEPLLNMLTIDDTKIVLVVLNGLRNILQMACETGEVEKLRLWIETFGGLNKLKALLSHSAGAVVHASVSVLENLYSHEVSALRP; this comes from the exons ATGTCAAGCGGTTGTAGCATTCGACGAAACCAGTTCAAAAACAACGGAAAAGACACAAAC GCGCTGAGGCGCAGGAGGTTAGAGGTCAACGTCGAGATCCGCAAAGCGAAGAAAGACGGTGATATTCTGAAGAGGCGGAATGTAAACTCTCTTTTGGACCAGTCTCTTCCTCAG ACCGACCACCAGTGCTCTTTGGAAACAATTGTTCAACATGTAGAAGGCCAGGATCTTGTTTTGCAACTTCAAGCCACACAGACTGTGAG GAAACTTCTCTCCAGAGAGGCAGACCCTCCCGTCGACGCCATCATCGCTGCAGGTCTCCTCCCGAGGCTTGTCAGCTTCCTGGGACTCCTCCACTGTCCTGCCCTTCAGTTTGAGGCCGCCTGGGTCCTGGCCAACATCACCTCAGGCACCTCAGAGCAGAACTGGGCTGTGATAGAAGCTGGGGTCATTCCAGCCCTCGTTCACCTGGTTGCGTCACCTCACGCCCAGGTCAGGGAGCAGGCAGTCCTGGCCCTCGGCAATATCGGAG GTGATGGACCGCATTACAGAGACCAGGTGATCTCCCATGGTGGGCTGCTGTCGCTGCTGGCTTTGCTGACGGAACCTCTGTTTTCAACATTACCT gctAGTTTTGTGCGTCATGTGGCGTGGGCACTGTCCAACATCTGCAGACACAAGAACCCAGCGCTTCCTTTGACCGCCGTGCAACAGCTGCTTCCGGGCCTGGCGCGGCTCTTGCACCATGGCGACGATGAAGTCGTGGCTCACGTCTGCAAGGCGACGTCCGACCTGTCCGATGGCTCAAATGAGAGGATCGAGTTAGTGGTGCAAAGTGGTCTGGTGCCCCGTCTTGTACAGCTACTGGCCTGTGGGGAGACTTGTATCGTG GCCCCCGCACTGCGAGCGCTCGGCAACATAGTGACCGGGACTGATGAACAGACCCAGTGTGTTCTCAATGCAGGTGCCATGGCTGCGTTCCCTCACCTCCTGCACCACGAGGAACCTGACATCAGGAAGGAGGCCACTTGGACTCTGTCCAACATCACTGCTGGGAAGGACTCTCAGATCCAGGCAGTCATTTCTGCAGGCCTGGTTCCTCTGCTGGTGGAGGTCCTCCAAAAG GGAGACTTAAGTACACAAAAAGAGGCTGTGTGGACAATCACAAACATGACCAGCGGGGGCACTGTTGAGCAAGTCTCCTACCTGGTTCATTCCAACGTGCTGGAGCCGCTACTCAACATGTTGACCATTGACGACACTAAGATCGTCCTGGTCGTGTTGAACGGATTACGCAATATTCTGCAG ATGGCATGTGAAACCGGTGAGGTGGAGAAACTGAGGTTGTGGATTGAGACGTTTGGTGGTTTGAATAAACTCAAAGCTCTGCTGTCTCACAGCGCTGGAGCTGTTGTTCATGCTTCAGTCAGTGTTTTAGAAAATCTCTATTCTCATGAGGTAAGTGCTCTCAGACCTTAG
- the LOC128754565 gene encoding UPF0450 protein C17orf58 homolog, which yields MVWITLVLLFLQFPSLNAEEQVANGLYTEKNPSSFVDSAQSNQSRLVVKEPSLPINELLEKSSRTSESKFTHHSLPAGVWPKHGDLSPVPRHHIPHNKSKKSSKTDHLVELISDKNRGDAAGLLPKTPLSGATAANRTLQRANQDPLLSLPRQGEPDGPPNSRPKSPPHPQPAQPHQPASAPQRDPPSRHLDPEENRPGKSGQHQSSISPGNHNNSRPHATFNRRSSSLLYQFDILKRESEFSHDAYCLSECKKEKDEKESYCYSEFAVNGIVHDIDVLRKGIRIITLMVSSEGFYKMSRLFVSPDSFFFKVRLLVVDTYKCSKPCPDIKLGTRYIVMGHIYHRRRHLPSDLLTLLGAKLKPGDGLLKSNSYVKRFNKRRHQKALEASRSRCR from the exons ATGGTTTGGATTACACTGGTCCTCTTGTTCCTCCAGTTTCCTTCCCTCAATGCTGAGGAACAAGTCGCAAATG GGTTGTACACTGAGAAGAACCCGAGCAGCTTTGTGGATTCAGCGCAGAGTAACCAGAGCAGGCTTGTGGTCAAAGAGCCATCCCTGCCCATCAATGAACTGttggagaagagcagcagaaccagcgAGTCTAAATTCACCCATCATTCTTTACCGGCGGGTGTTTGGCCAAAACACGGCGACCTGTCACCTGTCCCGCGTCACCACATTCCTCACAACAAGAGCAAGAAGAGCTCAAAGACCGACCATCTGGTGGAGCTCATCTCTGACAAAAACAGAGGAGACGCCGCTGGTCTTCTACCTAAAACTCCGTTGAGTGGAGCAACAGCTGCCAACCGAACCCTGCAGAGAGCCAACCAGGACCCCCTCCTGAGCCTTCCACGCCAGGGTGAACCAGATGGTCCTCCGAACTCCAGACCTAAGAGTCCCCCTCACCCTCAGCCAGCTCAGCCTCATCAGCCGGCTTCTGCGCCACAGAGAGATCCTCCTAGCAGACATCTGGACCCAGAGGAGAACCGCCCCGGGAAGTCCGGGCAGCACCAGTCAAGTATCAGCCCTGGGAATCACAATAACAGTCGCCCACATGCCACCTTCAATCGCCGCTCCTCCAGTCTGCTCTACCAGTTTGACATCTTGAAACGAG AGTCGGAGTTCAGCCACGACGCCTACTGCTTAAGTGAGTGCAAGAAAGAGAAGGATGAGAAAGAGTCCTACTGCTACAGCGAGTTTG CGGTCAACGGGATCGTGCACGACATCGACGTGCTGAGAAAAGGGATCCGAATCATCACGCTGATGGTGAGCAGCGAAGGCTTCTACAAGATGAGTCGACTCTTCGTGTCCCCCgacagcttcttcttcaaagTGCGCCTTCTAGTGGTGGACACGTACAAGTGCAGCAAGCCCTGCCCCGACATCAAGCTTG GAACCAGGTACATCGTAATGGGTCACATTTACCACCGGAGGCGTCACCTTCCAAGCGACCTCCTCACCTTGCTGGGTGCTAAGCTGAAGCCGGGCGACGGACTGCTCAAGAGCAACAGCTACGTGAAGAGATTCAACAAACGGAGACATCAGAAAGCACTGGAGGCCTCACGCTCCAGGTGCAGGTGA